The Candidatus Binataceae bacterium genome contains the following window.
GGCGCTGCGCGATCGCTTCGGCGCCCAGCTCGACGGCAAGATCGCAAGCGATCTCGCCAAGGAAGCTCTCGCGCAAAAGTAGTCGAAACGGCGCCGACTGGCGGCGCCGTCGTCATCTTACTCGAAGGCGCCGCCGAAGCCTCCGGCCATGATGCCGCCGTCGATCACCATCGCATGCCCGGTGACGAACGACGCATCATCGCTCGCCAGGAACATCACGACTCTCGCGATTTCGATAGGCTGACCGATTCTGCCCAGCGGATGCATCGCGTCGAGGCGCTTGCGCGCGCCCTCGGCATGAAAGAACTCGCGCTCGACGAGCGGAGTCTCGATTACGCCCGGGCAGATACAGTTGACGCGCACGCCGAAGCGCGCGAACTCGAGCGCCGCGCTGCGCGTGATCCCGACCACGCCGTGCTTCGCGGCGTTGTAGGCCGACAATCCCGGCGAGCCGATCAGCCCCGCGACGGATGCGGTGTTGACGATCGCGCCCGCGCCGTGCGCGCGCATCGCAAGCCCTGCATACTTGACGCCCCAGTAAACGCCGTCCAAATCGATCTGGATCGTACGGCGATAAACGTCCTCGCTCGTATCGAGCAGCGGCACGCCGACGCCGATCCCGGCGTTGTTGAACATGATATCGAGGCGGCGATGCTTATCGACCGCGGCCTTCACGAGCCGCTCGACCTGCGCTGCCTCGCGCACGTCGGTCGCGACGAAAGTCGCATCGATGCTCTTGGCGACTTTCGCGCCCTCGCTCGATTCGAGATCGCCGATAAAAACCCTGGCCCCTTCCTTGGCGAAGAGCTCAGCCGTGGCCTTGCCGATTCCCGATGCTCCACCCGTCACGATCGCGATTTTGCCGGCGACTCTTCCCTCTGCCATCGATAATTACCTCTGAT
Protein-coding sequences here:
- a CDS encoding glucose 1-dehydrogenase, translated to MAEGRVAGKIAIVTGGASGIGKATAELFAKEGARVFIGDLESSEGAKVAKSIDATFVATDVREAAQVERLVKAAVDKHRRLDIMFNNAGIGVGVPLLDTSEDVYRRTIQIDLDGVYWGVKYAGLAMRAHGAGAIVNTASVAGLIGSPGLSAYNAAKHGVVGITRSAALEFARFGVRVNCICPGVIETPLVEREFFHAEGARKRLDAMHPLGRIGQPIEIARVVMFLASDDASFVTGHAMVIDGGIMAGGFGGAFE